GCAAAAGTCCGCACCAGTGGTCAATCTGGTAACGTCTTAGAGCGGCATCGATTGTTGGCGATTATCCGTCTGGCGGGTGAATGATTGACGCATGCTGTGGCTGGTTGAAGGATTTCCCAGCATGCGTATTTCACGCTAGTGTGACTGGAAATTGCGTCATATTCAACTGGCTGTCACCTTGGCAAGTTGGATATTTAGGTGCTGAATCTCATTAGTGGCCGCAATCACCTGATGCTTGAGCACATTATTTTCCAGACACCGTTGCAGGCGTTGTTTGAGAATAGGCCAGTGAATTGGTTTGGTGATAAAGTCGCTGGCACCTGCGGCAAAGGCTTGCTCGATGACACTGGTGTCAGACATTGCCGTAATCATCAGAATTGGTGGACAGGGTTGCGATGCGACGTTGGATTGGTAATGGGCCTGGATTTCACGACAACAGCTAATACCATCAAGCTGTGGCATGACGGCATCGAGCAGGATAATATCAGGCTTGACGGCTTTACATTGAGCTAAGCCTTCAACCCCATCCTGGGCCATAATCGTTTCATACCCATCATCGGCTAAAGCCGCGGCCAAAAGCATGCGAAGATTGGGGTCGTCATCCACAATCAGCACTTTTTGACTGCTTCTGGGTATATTGCTGCTCACGTTGTCCAATTCGTTTAATTTTTGATTTTGATTGTTGACAGTGGCTGTTTGCGATGAAGACGTCATGCTTAGGTCTCGGGTAATGTGAGTTTGGTTAGGATTGGGCTGATAGGCCGTGGAAGTGCTTACGGGTAATGCGAGTTGTTTAGGTGAGGCTTATCGTCATTGGAAAGTTTTCGGCTGTGGTGTTTTGCATAATGCTGCAAACTTGTTGATATTCTTGTAGGACAGCGGCAAAAGTTACTTCTGCTCCGTTCAGAGTTTGTTGTTGGCCCATGTCTTCCAAGGTTTGGCAAAGCTGACTGAGCGGCGCGGCACCCAGATTAATACTGCAGGAACGGAGGGCGTGGGCGGCGGCTTTGAGTTGACTTGCTGATTGTTGCTCA
The DNA window shown above is from Romeriopsis navalis LEGE 11480 and carries:
- a CDS encoding response regulator → MTSSSQTATVNNQNQKLNELDNVSSNIPRSSQKVLIVDDDPNLRMLLAAALADDGYETIMAQDGVEGLAQCKAVKPDIILLDAVMPQLDGISCCREIQAHYQSNVASQPCPPILMITAMSDTSVIEQAFAAGASDFITKPIHWPILKQRLQRCLENNVLKHQVIAATNEIQHLNIQLAKVTAS